From the genome of bacterium:
TCTGCTGCTGCCGGCAACCGCCGTCGCGGCGACCCCGCTCGACCTTCCGTTGCCGGCGGAGATCGCCGGCCGGCGGATCACGCAGCACATCGACATGCTGCTGCCGACGTTCGCGTTCAACTTCAGCGCCTACCCGGCGATCACGGTGCCGTGCGGGTTCACCGACGAGGGGCTCCCGGTCGGGCTCCAGATCGTCGCCGGCTGGCAGCAGGACGCGAGAGTGCTCACGGCCGCCGCGGCGTTCGAAGCGGCGTTCCCGTGGGCGGACCGGCGTCCGCCGGCCCGGTAAACGTTGGGCGGGGCGCGGCCTTGAGGCCGCCCCGCGGGGGTGTGCCGCGCGTCCGGACCGACGGCTCTACGTCGCCGCGGTCTGCTTCAGGCGCTCGCGGTAGGCTTTCCGGAACTTGGCGACCTTCGGGCCCACGACCACCCGGCAGTACGGCTGGTTGGGGTTGTGCGCGAAGTACTCCTGATGGTAGTCCTCCGCTTTGTAGAACGCGGTGAACGGTTTGACCTCGGTGACGATTGGGTTGCCGAATCGCCGCGCCTCGGTCAGTTCGCGAATCGCCTGCTCGGCCGTGGCCTTCTGCTCCGGCGAGTGGTAGAAGATCGCCGAGCGGTACTGCGTGCCGACGTCGTTGCCCTGGCGGTTGAGCGTTGTCGGGTCGTGAATGTTGAAGAAGACCTCGAGCAGATCCCGGTACGACAGGGTCCGCGGGTCGAAGGTGATCTGGACGACCTCCGCGTGCCCGGTCGTGCCGGTGCAGACCTGCTGGTACGACGGGTTCGGCACGGTGCCGCCGGCGTAGCCCGATTCGACGCGGAGCACGCCGTCGAGATCGTCATAGACGGCCTCGAGACACCAGAAGCAGCCGCCGGCCAGCGTGGCGGTCTCTTCTCGCGGCGTGTCGTGCTGCGCCCGGTCCGCTGCGTTCATCGGTGGCCCTCCTTGTCGGTCAGGCGGTCGGTTGCCGCTAGCATACCGCGCGGCGCGCCGGAATACAGGAGCCGTCTCCCGGTGACCCGAAGGCTAGCCCGTGGGGTCGGGCCGGCGAGCGGAATTGAGCAGTTGTTCGAGGACGCGCGGCAGATCCGCGGCGATCACGCCGTTGGTCGTCACCGCGTCGCAGCCCGCGAGCTGCGCCGCGCGGGCGCGTTTGGTGTCGCGGTGTCCGCAGAACCCGAGCAGGGGAATGCCGCGTGTCGCGCCGTCGGCCTTCATCCGGCGGATCGCGCCGGGCGCGTCGAATCCCCGGACGGCGAGATTGACGATCACCGCGCGGGGCCGGCTGTGGACGGCGGCGTCGAGCGCGTCCGCCGAGCGGACGACGACCGCGCGGTATCCAAGCCGCTCGACCGACGCCGAGACCCGAGAAGACAGCAGCAGATCGTCGTCGGCGACGACGATCCGCGGTGGTTCCCCTGCGGACGTCATGCCGGGCGCGGCGCCGCCGCCGCTAGACGGAGAACCCCATTGCCTGCAGCGAGAGACGGCCCTCGTCGGTGAGGCGCTCCGGCGACCACGGCGGATTCCAGACCATCTCCACGGCCGCGTTTTCGACGCCGTCGATGCCGAGCAGCTTCGATTCGATCTCGGCGATGATCTGCGGTCCGAGCGAGCAGCCCACCGCCGTCAGTGTCATTTTCACGTTGACGACGTCGTCCACGATCGTGATGTCGTAGATCAGCCCCAGGTCCCAGATGTTGACGGGGATCTCGGGATCGAAGCAGGTTTTCAGAACGTCGATGACCTGGTCGCGCGTAACCATGGCACCCTCCGTCGCCTTCGCCCATTCTACCACGGCCGGCGGCGGGAGGTGTGGCGATGAGGGCGCGGCCGGCGCTGCTCGCGGCGCTGGTGGCGGCGCTGCTCGTCTATCCCGCCGCCGCCCGCTGGTACACCGAATGGTTGTGGTTCGGGGAGGTCGGCTACCGGACGGTGTTCTGGGTGCCGTTCCTCTCGAGCGCGGCGGTGGCTGCCGCGGCGGCGCTCTCGGTGTTTCTGATCTTGTACCTGAACGCGCGACCGCTCCTGCGGCTCCGGCCGATCGCGCGCGTCGTCGAGTTGCGGCCGGTCGGAGGGACGCGGACCTACCGTCGCATCGTCGGGGGCCTGTCGCCCGGACGGCTGGCGGCGATGCTCGCCGCGGTGGTGGCGATCCTCGCCGCGCTCAGCGCGGCCGACTCCTGGCCGGTCTTTCAGACGTTTCTGCATCAGGTGCCGTTCGGCGTCCGGGATCCGGTGTTCGGCCGCGACGTCGCGTTCTACGTCTTCGCCCTCCCGGCGTACGAGGCGGTCTACGGCTGGCTGTTCGGCTGGCTTTTCGTCGCCCTGTTGGGCTCCGCCGCGGCGTACTATCTCGACCTCGTGCCGCTCGCGATCCGCGGCGTCTGGGCCGTGCCGCGCGGCGTCCGGGTGCACCTCAGCGTGCTGGCCGGCCTCCTGGTGCTGTTGCGTGGGGCCGGGTTCTGGCTCGACCGCTTCGGCATCCTCTATTCACCGCACGGCGCGGTGTACGGCGCCGGCTACGCGGATCTCCACGCGACCCTGCCCGCGCTCACCCTCCTCGCCGCGCTGTCCGCGGTGACCGGCGTGCTGCTGCTCGCTTCGACGCGCGCCCGCACGATCCGCCCCGCGGTTGCGGCGCTCGTCGTGCTGCTGGCCGTGTGGATCGGCGGGACCGTTTTCTACCCGGCGTTCGTGCAGCAGGTCGAGGTCGCGCCGAACGAGCTCGACCGGGAGCAGCCCTACATCCGGAACGGTATCGCGTCGACGCTGCGCGCGTACGGGCTCGATCGCGTCGAGGAGCAGTCGTTCCCGGCCACGCTCAGCCTGACCCCGGCCGCGGTCGAGAGCAACCGGACGGTGCTCGACAGCGTGCGGCTCTGGGACTACCGGCCGCTCTTGCGGACGTACGCGCAGCTGCAGAGCCTGCGGCTGTACTACACGTTCACGGACGTCGGCATCGACCGCTACCGGATCAACGGCCGCGAGCAGCAGGTGATGCTGTCGGCGCGCGAGCTGGACGTGGAGCGACTGCCGGACCAGGCCCGCACCTGGGTCAACGAGCACCTCGTCTTCACCCACGGGTTCGGACTCGTGATGACCCCGGTGAACCGGATTTCGGCCGAGGGGCTGCCGGAGTTCTACATTAAAGACATCCCGCCGCAGAGCACCATCGGTCTGACCGTCGCGCGGCCGCAGCTCTACTACAGCCTGCTCACCACGCCGTACGTGGTCGTGAACACGCGCAACAAAGAACTGGACTACGCCCAGGGCGAGCAGAACGTGTACGCCACCTACGCCGGCCGGGGCGGCGTGCCGCTCACGGCGCCGCTGTCCCGGCTCGCGTTCGCGTCGCGGTTCGGTCACATGTCACTGTTATTGACCAACGACATCACGCCGCAGAGCCGCGTACTGTTCCACCGCGACGTCCGGGACCGCGTCTCGCGGGTGGCGCCGTTTCTGAAGCTCGACCGGGATCCGTACCTCGTGCTGGCGGACGGCCGGCTGTTTTGGATTCTCGACGGCTACACGACGACCTCGAGGTATCCGTACGCGCGACCGACCGGCGGTCTCAACTACATCCGCAACTCCGTCAAAGCGGTCGTCGACGCGTACGACGGGACGGTCGACCTGTATGCGATCGCCCCCGCGGATCCGCTGCTCGAGACCTACGGGCGGATCTACCCGGGCCTGCTCAAGCCGTTCTCGGCGATGCCGCCGGCGCTCGCGGCGCACGTCCGGTACCCGGTCGATCTCTTCACGATTCAATCGGACGTCTACGCGACGTTTCACATGAAAGACCCGCGCGTCTTCTACAACCGCGAGGACCTCTGGGGCATCCCGACCGAGCTGTTCGGGGGATCGCCCCAGCCGGTGGAGCCGTACTACGTGAACTTGAAGCTGGATCCCGCGCGCGGCGAGGAGTTCGCGCTGATCCTACCGTTCACGCCGTCCGGCAAGGACAACATGGTCGCCTGGATGGCCGCGCGCAGCGACCCGCCTAACTACGGGCGCCTCTTGGTCTATCGGTTCCCGAAGGACACGACCGTCTTCGGGCCGATGCAGATCGAGGCGCGGATCAATCAGGATCCGACGATCAGCGCGCAGCTCACTCTCTGGAATCAGATGGGCTCGCAGGTGATCCGGGGCAACCTGCTCGTCGTGCCGATCGGGGACTCGCTGCTGTACATCGAGCCGCTCTATCTACAGGCGCAGGGAAGCGCGCTGCCCGAGCTCAAGCGCGTCATCGTCGCCTACGGCGCTCAGATCGCGATGGAGCCGACGCTCGACGGGGCCGTGGCCCGTATCTTCGGGGCGATGCCGGCGGCGTCCGCGCCTCAGCCGCCGTCGGGACCGCCGGCGTCCGCCGTCCCATCCGCGCCGGGCGCACCGCCCAAAGTCCCCGCGGGACGCGGCGCGGAATCCGCGCAGGTCGCCTCCCTGGTCGCCGAGGCCAACGCGCACTACGCGCGCGCGCAGGCGGCGCTCCGCGCCGGCGATTTCGCGACCTACGGCAAGGAGATCGACGCCCTCGGCCGCGCGCTCACCGAGTTGCGGCGCATCACCGGCACGCCGTAGCCCGGACTAGGACTCGGACCTCTTACCGGATCAGCACGTCCAGCTCGGGGAGCAGCACGATCCCGTCTTGGTCGCTCGCGGCTGTGTGGGCGACCAGCGCCGTGCAGGTTGTTCCGGACCGGTTCATCACGAGGTGGGGCACGTCCGCCGGAATGAACATGAACTCGCCGGCGCCGGCCTCGAGGTGGTGCTCGAGCCGCGGCCCCCAAAACATCTCGGCGCGGCCGTCGATCACGTACGCGGCCGTCTCGATGCCGCGGTGGAGATGCGTCTTCGCCCGCGCGCCGTCCGGCATCTCGAGCACGGTCATGCAGATGGATTTCGAGCCCGCCGTGTCGCCGGTAAGCCCGCGCATGTAGGTGAGGCCCTGTTTGCCGTGGTACGCTTCGCCCGACCTGATGACGCGGCAGCCGTCCGCTCCGGTCTTCACGGCTGGAACTCCTTTGGTTCGTATTTGATGAACGCCGCCGACGGGCGGGGCATTCACTCGGAAAGCGTCAGCGCCGCCGCGTACTCGTCGGTCGTGTTCAAGTTCGTCAGGGACCGAAGATCCGGATCGAAGCGCCGCAGTTCGGCCGCGCCGAGCTCCGTGACCCTAAGGCCGCGCAGCACGTCGGCGTTGCGGCCGCCGCCGGCGAGCACGCGCTTGATCGGTTCCAGGCACGCCGGCGTATACACGGCGTGGAGCGGTTCATAGTCCCGCACCCGGGGAATCACCACGTCCGCCGCGCCGGCGAGCGCGCCCATGTGGCGGACGAGCGCCGGACACAAAAACGGCATGTCGCAGCCGCAGACAAACGCCGGGCCGCCGGCTTCGAGTATGCCGGTGTAGATGCCGGCAAGCGCGCGGCGGTCCGGCAGCGCGTCGCGTACCGTCCGCAGCCCGATCGCCTCGTACGGTTCAGGGCGGTTCGCGACGACCAGGACGTCCCCGCAGGCCTCGCGCAGCCTCGCCGCCACCCGCTCGACGAGCGTCGTTCCGCCGAACGGCAGGAACGCCTTGTCGCGGCCCATGCGCCGGCTCTCGCCGCCGGCGAGAATCACCCCGATCACGGCCCGAGTATAGCACCGAGGGCCCGGACCCAAGGGTTTCGCGGACGGAGGGGGAAATGTTGCCGGAACGCGCGGCAGGCGCGGGCGGTTCACCCAGCGGAGGGGTGCCATGGAAGATCTGCAGGCGCGCCAGGTGCTGAAGGAGTTCGGGATCCAGGTCACCCAGTTCATGGGCCGCCGCCGTGAGCTGCAGGAGCTGGCGGTCTCCGCCATCGACGGGGAGGACCGGGCCTCCGTGGCGGCCGTGCTCGCCGCGCTCGTGAGCGAGACCTCCGAGATGCACCGCCGCTGGCTGCAGGTGACCAACCTCGTGCTGGAAGAGGAGCGCCGGGCCTACAGCGAGATGGCGCGGTTGCTGGAGCAGGCCGGGCAGACCGAGATGCCGGCGGGTCCGCCGCCCCTGCCGGAGCGGTCCGAGTAGCAGCGCGGCCGAGCCCCGCCGGCTGCATCGCATCGCCAAAGTCTTTACGTTCGATCGGCGGCGCTTCAGCGTCTACCGCCCACCGTGTGCGGAGTCGCCGGCGCCGGTCCCTTAGCCTATTCGAACAGCCGCGGCACCTCGCGGACGAACGCGGTCACGAGCCGCACGGTCGCATCGAAGTCGCTGAGCCGCAGCAGACTCAGCGGCGAGTGGATGTATCGGCAGGGGACGGAAACCGCGCCGGCAAGCACGCCCGCGCCGACCAGGTGAATCGCGCCGGCATCTGTGCCCCCGTACGCCGGCCGTTTGTGCTGGTACGGAATGTCGTTGGCCTCGGCGACCTGCTCCAGTGCGTGCACCATCTGCGGCCGTACGATCATCGAGCGGTCGGCGATCGTGATCGCCGTGCCGCCTCCGAGGCGCGTCACCTGCTTCGGCGCCGGCACGCCCGGCAGGTCCGAGGCGACGGTGCCTTCGATCGCCAGCGCGACGTCCGGCGTGATCTGATAGGTGGCGGTGCGCGCGCCGCGGAGGCCGGTCTCTTCGCCCACCGTGAAGGCGCAGACGAGGGTCCCCTCAAGCGGCGCGCCCGCCAGGGCTTCGAGCGTCTTGATCAACACCGCGCATCCGGCGCGGTCGTCGAGGGCCTTCCCCATGATCAGGCCGTCGGGCAGGTGCTCGCACGGATACGCGATGACGGCGGGATCGCCGATGCGGACGCCCCGCTGCGCCACCTCGTCCGCGGAAGTCGCGCCGATGTCGAGATACAGGGCGTCGAGCGGCACCGGCCGCTCGCGCTCGTCGCCGCTCAGAATGTGCGGCGGCAGCGTGCCGACGACGCCGCGCACGAGCGCGCCGTCCCGCGTCCGGATCGTCACGGCGTGCGCCAGCAGGAGCCGCGCGTCCCATCCGCCGATCGTCGTGAAGCGGAGAAAGCCCTCGCGCTCGACGTGCGTGATCATGAACCCGATCTCGTCCATGTGCGCGTCCAGCATGACCGTCCGGCCGGGGCCGCCGCGCCGGGTCACCAGCAGGTTGCCGAGCACGTCGGTGCGGACGTCGTCCGCCCACGGGGCGACGAGCGCCTCGATCACCCGGCGTACGTCGTCTTCAAACCCCGACACGCCGAAGGCGTTCGACAGCGAGCCGATCAGGCTGTGCGTTTCCATGAACTCGAATTTCCGGCCGCGCGGGGCCGCCTCCTGCGGTCGCGCGCGGCCAGGGAACGGGGCCTCGCGCGCGAATAAGAATAGTCTCCCCCATCAGCGTAGGAAGGAGCCTGCCGTGGACGCGATGACCGCGCACGTCGCTCGGGTGTTCCCTCAGGCGATCGAAGACCTGGGCCGGCTTGTGCGGATTCCCTCGGTCGCGGCGCAGCGGCGAGGGATCCCGGAGGCGGCGCAGGCCGTGCGGGCGCTGTTCGAGGCCGAAGGCGGGCGCGCGACGCTCCTCGAGGACGGCGGCGCCAACCCGGTCGTCGCGGCCGAGTTCGAAGGGCGGTCGCCACGGACGCTGCTCTTCTACAACCACTACGACGTGCAGCCCGCGGAGCCGCTGGACGAGTGGACGGTGCCCCCGTTCGACGTGACCCGCCGGGACGGCCTGATCTACGGCCGCGGCGTCTCGGACAACAAGGGCGACCTGATGACGCGCATCGCGGCGCTGCGGCTTCTCAAGACGGCGAACGGCGGCCTGCCGTGCCGCGTGAAGTTCGTCGTCGAAGGCGAAGAGGAAGTCTCGAGCGTGCACTTCGGCGCGGTCACGCGCGCGCACACGGATCTGCTCGCCGCGGACGCGTGTATCTGGGAGTACGGCGAGCGGGACACGCAGGAGCGGATGCACATCGTCTGCGGCATGAAGGGCATCTGCTACCTGCAACTGGAAGCGCGGACGGCCGCGGTGGACCTGCACTCGTCGTACGGCGCCGTCATCGAGGGCGCCGCGACCCGGCTCGCGTGGGCGCTGGCCACCTTCAAGGACCCGAGCGGCCGGATCCTGATCCCGGGCCACTATGATCGCGTGCGGCGGCCGACCCCGGACGAGGAGACCGCGGCCGCGGAGATTCCACCGGACACCGTCGAGGGGGTCCGTGAGCGCGTCGAGGTCCCGGGGTTCATCGGCGGCGTGCGAGGCGCCGGCGCGGTCCGGCAGCTGCTCTTCACGCCGACCTGCACGGTCTGCGGTATTTGGGGCGGCTACACGCTCGAGGGCTCCAAGACGGTACTGCCCGCCGCCGCGCACGCGAAGGTCGACTTCCGGCTGGTGCCGGACCAGGATCCGCACGAGGTCGCGCGCAACGTGCGGCGGCATCTCGACGCCCGCGGCTTCCGCGACATCGAGATGGTCGTGCTCGGCGGCGAGTATCCGTGGCGCACGGACCTGCGCGATCCGTTCGTGGGGCTCGTGCGCGCCGTGGTGACGGAGGCGACCGGCCGCGCCACGCTCGTCTACCCGACGTCGGCCGGGACGGGGCCGATGCACGATGTCGGCCCGGTGCTCCGCATTCCCCTCGTCAGCACGGGCGGCGGATACTGGGGCGGTCGGGCGCACGCGCCGGACGAGAACGTCCGGGAGAGCGACTTTCGCGAGACGATCGGGCTGATGGCCCGCCTGCTGGAGCGGTTCGCGGCCGCCGGGTGACCGGCGCGGGCGGGGACGTATCGGGGAATCGCGACGCGGCCCTCCGCGTTGAGGGCCAAGTGGCGGCTTGGAACGGAGACGCTGCACACGGGAGGCGGGCATGGCGGTCGAAGTTGGACAGCAGGCACCGGAGGCGGTGCTCGTAAACGGCGAGCGCAAGGCGGTCAAGGTCAGCGAACTGCACGGCAGGACCACGGTTTTCGCGTTCTTCCCCGCCGCGTTCACCGGCACGTGCACGAAGGAGATGTGCCGGTTCCGCGACGATCTAGGCCGGTTCAACTCGTTGAACGCGCAAGTCTACGGGATCAGCGCGGACACGCCGTTCGTCCTGAACGAATTCGCGAAGGCAAACAGCCTGACGTTTCCGCTGTTGAGCGACTTCAACCACCAGGCGATGAGGGCGTTTGGGGTGTACGAGCCGGCGTTTATCGGTCTCCTCGACGGCATCGCGAAGCGCTCGGTCTTCGTGATAGACAAGAACGGTAAGGTCGTCTACACGTGGTTGAGCGATAAGGCCGGCCAGGAGCCGCCGTACGAGGATCTTGAGGCCGCGGTGAAAAAGGCCGGCTAGCGCGGCCGGACGGGCCGAACCGAGCGAGGGAAGAATGTGAGCATGACGCCGACGGTACGAACAACGCTGTCGAACGGCCTGACGGTTCTGCTGCGAGAGGTGCACACCGCGCCGGTCGCGACGTTTTGGGCATGGTACCGCGTCGGCAGCCGAAACGAGGTGCTCGGCATCACCGGCATCTCCCACTGGGTCGAGCACATGCTGTTCAAGGGCACGCCGACCCTCGGCAAGGGCGAGCTGTCGCGCCTGGTCAACCGGCACGGCGGCACTTGGAACGGCTTTACCTGGAAAGACTTTACGGCATACTTCGAGACTCTCCCGGCCGAACACGTCGGTCTCGGGATTCGCATCGAGTCGGACCGGATGGTCAACACGCTCTTCGACCCGGACGAGGTGGAGAGCGAGCGCACGGTCATCATCTCGGAGCGCGAAGGCGCGGAAAACAGCCCCGACTTTGCGCTCTACGAGGAAGTGGAAGGCGCGGCGTACCGCGTCCATCCGTACCGTCATGCGGTGATCGGCTACAAGAGCGACCTGCGCGCGATCACGCGCGACGACCTCGTTCGCCACTACCGCACGTACTACACGCCGCGCAACGCGATCGTCGTCGCGGTGGGCGCGTTCGATTCCGGGGTGCTGCTCGAGCAGATCCGCGCGGCGTTCGAGCCGATTTCGTCCGGCCCGCCGGCGCCGCCCATCCGCGGCGTCGAGCCGCCGCAGGAAGGCGAGCGGCGCGTGACGCTCGAGCGTCCGGGGGGCGCGGTGCCCGTCTGCCAGATGGGCTTCCACGCGCCGGCGGCGTCGGATCCCGACTTCTTTCCGCTGCTGATCGCCGATGGGGTCCTGTCGGGGTTCAAGGGGCCGGGGGTCTTCGGCGGCAACGGCCTCGGTGCGCGGAGCAGCCGGATCTACCGCGCGCTGGTCGAGACTCAGCTGGCGGTCGAGGCCGGCAGCTCCTTCCGGCCGTCGCTCGACCCGGCGCTCTTCGAAATCGGGCTCACCCTGCGCCCCGACGTGCGGCCGGAACGCGCGGAGGCGGCGGTGCTCGCCGAGCTCGCCCGGATCGCCGGCGAACCGATTGACGCGGCGGAACTCGAGAAGGTCCGCAAGCAGGCCCGCGCGCAGTGGGTGTACGCCGCCGACGGCGTGAGCCAGCAGGCCGTGCTGCTCGGCAGTAGCGAGGTGGTGGCGGGCGGCCGGTTCCTTGAGGAATTCGAGGCGCGCCTCGCGGCGGTGACGCCGCGCTCGGTGCAGGACGCCGCGGCGAGGGTCTTCGACGAGCGCAACCGGACGATCGGCTGGTACCTGCCGGTGGACGCCCCGGCGCGGGCCGGCTCGCCGCATGCCGCCGGCGCGGCCGCGCCGGCGCCGGCGGCAGGTGACGGCTGATGCCCGAGGCCGGGATCCGCGCCGTTCCTATCACGCCGGAAACGGTGACGCGGCGGCAGCTTCCGAACGGCGCCGTCGTGCTGGTGCGGGAGAGCCACGCGCATCCGGCGCTGACGGTGCGCGGCTACCTCCCGGCCGGTGTGCGCGCGGATCCGCCGGGGCGGGACGGGCTGGCGGTCTTCGCCGCGTCGATGCTGACGCGCGGCACGATTCAGCACACCTCCCAGGAATTCGCGCTCGAGCTCGATTCCCTCGGTGCCAGCGCCGGCGCGTCCGCCGACATCGAGGGGGCGGGGTTCTCGGCCCGCTGCCTGGCGGAGGACGCGGGGCGCGTTCTCGACCTCCTCGCGGAAGTGCTCCTGCGTCCGACCTTCCCGGCCGATGAGACGGAGAAGCAGCGGACCAAGATCATCACCGCCATTCGCGAGGCGCGCCTCGACACGCGGGCGGCGGCGGATCGGGCCTTTCGGGCGGCCGCGTTCCCGGCCGGCCATCCTCACCACCGTCCCGCGGAGGGTGAAGAAGAGACGGTCGCCGCCGCGACGCGCGACGACTTGGCGGCGTTCCACCGGCGGCGCTACCGTCCGGACGGTCTCGTCGTGACGGTCGTGGGCGACGTGCGGACCGAATGGGTCATCGACCGCCTCGCGCGCGCTTTCGAAGGATGGACGCCCGACGTCGCGCCGGCGCTGCCGCCCGTTCCGCCGGCCCGTCCCGCCGCGTCGATTCAGCGGGCCCAGGTCGCCATTCCGGGCAAGACCCAGGCGGACATCGTCCTCGGCGGGCCCGGCTTCGCGCGGACGAGTCCAGACTACTACGCCGGCATGAT
Proteins encoded in this window:
- the msrA gene encoding peptide-methionine (S)-S-oxide reductase MsrA; protein product: MNAADRAQHDTPREETATLAGGCFWCLEAVYDDLDGVLRVESGYAGGTVPNPSYQQVCTGTTGHAEVVQITFDPRTLSYRDLLEVFFNIHDPTTLNRQGNDVGTQYRSAIFYHSPEQKATAEQAIRELTEARRFGNPIVTEVKPFTAFYKAEDYHQEYFAHNPNQPYCRVVVGPKVAKFRKAYRERLKQTAAT
- a CDS encoding pitrilysin family protein — protein: MTPTVRTTLSNGLTVLLREVHTAPVATFWAWYRVGSRNEVLGITGISHWVEHMLFKGTPTLGKGELSRLVNRHGGTWNGFTWKDFTAYFETLPAEHVGLGIRIESDRMVNTLFDPDEVESERTVIISEREGAENSPDFALYEEVEGAAYRVHPYRHAVIGYKSDLRAITRDDLVRHYRTYYTPRNAIVVAVGAFDSGVLLEQIRAAFEPISSGPPAPPIRGVEPPQEGERRVTLERPGGAVPVCQMGFHAPAASDPDFFPLLIADGVLSGFKGPGVFGGNGLGARSSRIYRALVETQLAVEAGSSFRPSLDPALFEIGLTLRPDVRPERAEAAVLAELARIAGEPIDAAELEKVRKQARAQWVYAADGVSQQAVLLGSSEVVAGGRFLEEFEARLAAVTPRSVQDAAARVFDERNRTIGWYLPVDAPARAGSPHAAGAAAPAPAAGDG
- a CDS encoding response regulator: MTSAGEPPRIVVADDDLLLSSRVSASVERLGYRAVVVRSADALDAAVHSRPRAVIVNLAVRGFDAPGAIRRMKADGATRGIPLLGFCGHRDTKRARAAQLAGCDAVTTNGVIAADLPRVLEQLLNSARRPDPTG
- a CDS encoding iron-sulfur cluster assembly protein, with the protein product MVTRDQVIDVLKTCFDPEIPVNIWDLGLIYDITIVDDVVNVKMTLTAVGCSLGPQIIAEIESKLLGIDGVENAAVEMVWNPPWSPERLTDEGRLSLQAMGFSV
- a CDS encoding M42 family metallopeptidase, with the protein product METHSLIGSLSNAFGVSGFEDDVRRVIEALVAPWADDVRTDVLGNLLVTRRGGPGRTVMLDAHMDEIGFMITHVEREGFLRFTTIGGWDARLLLAHAVTIRTRDGALVRGVVGTLPPHILSGDERERPVPLDALYLDIGATSADEVAQRGVRIGDPAVIAYPCEHLPDGLIMGKALDDRAGCAVLIKTLEALAGAPLEGTLVCAFTVGEETGLRGARTATYQITPDVALAIEGTVASDLPGVPAPKQVTRLGGGTAITIADRSMIVRPQMVHALEQVAEANDIPYQHKRPAYGGTDAGAIHLVGAGVLAGAVSVPCRYIHSPLSLLRLSDFDATVRLVTAFVREVPRLFE
- a CDS encoding M20/M25/M40 family metallo-hydrolase, which encodes MTAHVARVFPQAIEDLGRLVRIPSVAAQRRGIPEAAQAVRALFEAEGGRATLLEDGGANPVVAAEFEGRSPRTLLFYNHYDVQPAEPLDEWTVPPFDVTRRDGLIYGRGVSDNKGDLMTRIAALRLLKTANGGLPCRVKFVVEGEEEVSSVHFGAVTRAHTDLLAADACIWEYGERDTQERMHIVCGMKGICYLQLEARTAAVDLHSSYGAVIEGAATRLAWALATFKDPSGRILIPGHYDRVRRPTPDEETAAAEIPPDTVEGVRERVEVPGFIGGVRGAGAVRQLLFTPTCTVCGIWGGYTLEGSKTVLPAAAHAKVDFRLVPDQDPHEVARNVRRHLDARGFRDIEMVVLGGEYPWRTDLRDPFVGLVRAVVTEATGRATLVYPTSAGTGPMHDVGPVLRIPLVSTGGGYWGGRAHAPDENVRESDFRETIGLMARLLERFAAAG
- a CDS encoding pitrilysin family protein, whose product is MPEAGIRAVPITPETVTRRQLPNGAVVLVRESHAHPALTVRGYLPAGVRADPPGRDGLAVFAASMLTRGTIQHTSQEFALELDSLGASAGASADIEGAGFSARCLAEDAGRVLDLLAEVLLRPTFPADETEKQRTKIITAIREARLDTRAAADRAFRAAAFPAGHPHHRPAEGEEETVAAATRDDLAAFHRRRYRPDGLVVTVVGDVRTEWVIDRLARAFEGWTPDVAPALPPVPPARPAASIQRAQVAIPGKTQADIVLGGPGFARTSPDYYAGMMADLILGRLGLMGRLGARVRDEEGLAYYVYSQAQAGFYGGPWAVRAGVNPANVARATDGVLREIEGFHREPARGDELRDARDYVTGSMALRLETDGGIAQALLELELFGLGLDYLQRFAALINAVTPEQMGDVARRYLRLDGYTVATAVPA
- a CDS encoding peroxiredoxin; its protein translation is MAVEVGQQAPEAVLVNGERKAVKVSELHGRTTVFAFFPAAFTGTCTKEMCRFRDDLGRFNSLNAQVYGISADTPFVLNEFAKANSLTFPLLSDFNHQAMRAFGVYEPAFIGLLDGIAKRSVFVIDKNGKVVYTWLSDKAGQEPPYEDLEAAVKKAG
- a CDS encoding molybdenum cofactor guanylyltransferase is translated as MIGVILAGGESRRMGRDKAFLPFGGTTLVERVAARLREACGDVLVVANRPEPYEAIGLRTVRDALPDRRALAGIYTGILEAGGPAFVCGCDMPFLCPALVRHMGALAGAADVVIPRVRDYEPLHAVYTPACLEPIKRVLAGGGRNADVLRGLRVTELGAAELRRFDPDLRSLTNLNTTDEYAAALTLSE
- a CDS encoding UPF0182 family protein — encoded protein: MRARPALLAALVAALLVYPAAARWYTEWLWFGEVGYRTVFWVPFLSSAAVAAAAALSVFLILYLNARPLLRLRPIARVVELRPVGGTRTYRRIVGGLSPGRLAAMLAAVVAILAALSAADSWPVFQTFLHQVPFGVRDPVFGRDVAFYVFALPAYEAVYGWLFGWLFVALLGSAAAYYLDLVPLAIRGVWAVPRGVRVHLSVLAGLLVLLRGAGFWLDRFGILYSPHGAVYGAGYADLHATLPALTLLAALSAVTGVLLLASTRARTIRPAVAALVVLLAVWIGGTVFYPAFVQQVEVAPNELDREQPYIRNGIASTLRAYGLDRVEEQSFPATLSLTPAAVESNRTVLDSVRLWDYRPLLRTYAQLQSLRLYYTFTDVGIDRYRINGREQQVMLSARELDVERLPDQARTWVNEHLVFTHGFGLVMTPVNRISAEGLPEFYIKDIPPQSTIGLTVARPQLYYSLLTTPYVVVNTRNKELDYAQGEQNVYATYAGRGGVPLTAPLSRLAFASRFGHMSLLLTNDITPQSRVLFHRDVRDRVSRVAPFLKLDRDPYLVLADGRLFWILDGYTTTSRYPYARPTGGLNYIRNSVKAVVDAYDGTVDLYAIAPADPLLETYGRIYPGLLKPFSAMPPALAAHVRYPVDLFTIQSDVYATFHMKDPRVFYNREDLWGIPTELFGGSPQPVEPYYVNLKLDPARGEEFALILPFTPSGKDNMVAWMAARSDPPNYGRLLVYRFPKDTTVFGPMQIEARINQDPTISAQLTLWNQMGSQVIRGNLLVVPIGDSLLYIEPLYLQAQGSALPELKRVIVAYGAQIAMEPTLDGAVARIFGAMPAASAPQPPSGPPASAVPSAPGAPPKVPAGRGAESAQVASLVAEANAHYARAQAALRAGDFATYGKEIDALGRALTELRRITGTP
- a CDS encoding cupin domain-containing protein yields the protein MKTGADGCRVIRSGEAYHGKQGLTYMRGLTGDTAGSKSICMTVLEMPDGARAKTHLHRGIETAAYVIDGRAEMFWGPRLEHHLEAGAGEFMFIPADVPHLVMNRSGTTCTALVAHTAASDQDGIVLLPELDVLIR